One Glandiceps talaboti chromosome 2, keGlaTala1.1, whole genome shotgun sequence genomic region harbors:
- the LOC144449275 gene encoding SPARC-related modular calcium-binding protein 1-like isoform X5, whose amino-acid sequence MKAVTLCLLCLVVVGSRANPFPGVRFPIRNTDDRDNECNEDCSTQSPKPVCGSDGRTYNSRCELMIAQCRGSTVQVEHRGTCQESSSRCEAERRHNQDDAKVSKGLFIPDCNDDGSYRQVQCHTGTGYCWCVTNQGKPIPGSSVQNKEPNCNGDNGRPKTKQGKRRRRKGCSQSERQEFNNNLITIFKDEYARLPTKPPVNNEEYMVNFNLRGLSAIDELMDSHEKQVIDWKFSELDTNSNGELNKKELRSITKMIKKIVEPRACARNFAESCDLDQDGMITNGEWAVCLGIDNISFQLFLSLNTDEDEQAPEPEIVIEHPILPKDSAEFVDKNPSDEPDRELTARPGLPIKGTDEVSSKPVVEHSCTENRQTALAEAAESPDDGIFIPECEDDGSYTPVQCHQAMKPTYCWCVLTDIGRPIVGTSKQNGMPNCDRRPTAPDREIKGCPGNKKDRFLTTILDILTTEMVDNANNNEGVDTEPNPEDTLEESTVKWKFRQLDKNKNNLLDKKEVSKFRKEIKSLKPKKCARNFAKHCDENEDKKITLSEWLDCFDLNQAEDKKSEKPLGPNPFIDKLQ is encoded by the exons ATGAAAGCTGTAACCTTGTGTCTTTTATGTCTAGTCGTAGTTGGTTCAAGAGCCAATCCCTTCCCTGGTGTTCGG TTCCCCATCCGGAATACTGATGACCGGGACAATGAGTGCAATGAGGATTGCTCAACCCAATCTCCAAAACCAGTTTGTGGGAGTGACGGTAGGACGTACAACTCGAGATGTGAACTTATGATTGCACAGTGCCGTGGAAGTACAGTTCAAGTTGAACACAGGGGGACGTGTCAAG AATCGTCCTCACGATGTGAAGCGGAACGTCGTCACAACCAGGACGATGCCAAGGTGTCCAAAGGACTGTTCATCCCAGATTGTAACGACGATGGTAGTTATAGACAAGTACAATGCCATACAGGGACTGGGTACTGCTGGTGCGTCACCAACCAGGGCAAACCTATACCTGGCTCGTCTGTTCAGAACAAAGAACCAAACTGCAATGGTGACAATG GAAGACCTAAGACAAAACAGGGAAAACGCAGGAGGCGGAAAG GTTGCAGTCAATCAGAGAGACAGGAGTTCAACAATAATCTGATAACAATTTTTAAAGATGAGTATGCCCGCTTACCAACTAAACCCCCAGTGAACAACGAGGAGTACATGGTTAATTTCAATCTACGTGGTCTCTCAGCTATTGACGAGTTGATGGATTCACATGAAAAACAAGTGATTGATTGGAAGTTCTCCGAACTCGACACAAACAGTAATGGTGAACTGAACAAGAAAGAATTAAGGTCCATCACGAAGATGATAAAGAAGATTGTTGAGCCTCGTGCGTGTGCGAGGAACTTTGCTGAATCATGTGACTTAGATCAGGATGGAATGATAACAAACGGTGAATGGGCAGTCTGTCTAGGTATCGACAATA TTTCTTTCCAACTGTTCTTGTCTCTTAACACAGATGAAGATGAACAGGCTCCTGAACCAGAAATAGTTATTGAACATCCTATACTCCCAAAAG ATTCTGCAGAATTTGTCGACAAAAACCCGAGTGATGAACCTGACAGAGAACTTACAGCCAGACCTGGACTGCCCATTAAAGGTACCGACGAAGTAAGCAGCAAACCAG TGGTGGAACATTCATGCACCGAAAATCGCCAGACGGCTTTAGCAGAGGCAGCAGAATCGCCAGACGACGGAATATTTATACCGGAATGCGAAGACGATGGTAGCTATACACCCGTACAATGTCACCAGGCCATGAAACCCACGTATTGTTGGTGTGTCCTTACGGACATCGGAAGACCTATTGTAGGCACGTCCAAGCAGAACGGAATGCCAAATTGTGACAGAAGACCGACGGCACCCGACAGGGAGATCAAAG GATGCCCAGGGAATAAAAAGGATCGATTTTTGACAACCATATTGGACATACTCACAACGGAGATGGTAGATAATGCAAATAACAATGAAGGAGT GGACACGGAGCCTAATCCAGAAGACACACTAGAAGAAAGCACAGTGAAATGGAAATTTAGACAATtggacaaaaataaaaacaacttgCTCGACAAAAAAGAAGTCTCCAAATttagaaaagaaattaaatctCTTAAACCGAAAAAATGTGCTCGTAATTTCGCTAAGCATTGTGATGAGAATGAGGACAAGAAAATTACGCTATCGGAGTGGCTGGATTGCTTCGATCTAAATCAAG CAGAGGATAAGAAATCAGAGAAACCATTAGGACCCAATCCTTTTA tCGACAAACTGCAGTGA
- the LOC144449275 gene encoding SPARC-related modular calcium-binding protein 1-like isoform X6 — protein sequence MKAVTLCLLCLVVVGSRANPFPGVRFPIRNTDDRDNECNEDCSTQSPKPVCGSDGRTYNSRCELMIAQCRGSTVQVEHRGTCQESSSRCEAERRHNQDDAKVSKGLFIPDCNDDGSYRQVQCHTGTGYCWCVTNQGKPIPGSSVQNKEPNCNGDNGRPKTKQGKRRRRKGCSQSERQEFNNNLITIFKDEYARLPTKPPVNNEEYMVNFNLRGLSAIDELMDSHEKQVIDWKFSELDTNSNGELNKKELRSITKMIKKIVEPRACARNFAESCDLDQDGMITNGEWAVCLGIDNISFQLFLSLNTDEDEQAPEPEIVIEHPILPKDSAEFVDKNPSDEPDRELTARPGLPIKGTDEVSSKPVVEHSCTENRQTALAEAAESPDDGIFIPECEDDGSYTPVQCHQAMKPTYCWCVLTDIGRPIVGTSKQNGMPNCDRRPTAPDREIKGCPGNKKDRFLTTILDILTTEMVDNANNNEGVDTEPNPEDTLEESTVKWKFRQLDKNKNNLLDKKEVSKFRKEIKSLKPKKCARNFAKHCDENEDKKITLSEWLDCFDLNQEDKKSEKPLGPNPFIDKLQ from the exons ATGAAAGCTGTAACCTTGTGTCTTTTATGTCTAGTCGTAGTTGGTTCAAGAGCCAATCCCTTCCCTGGTGTTCGG TTCCCCATCCGGAATACTGATGACCGGGACAATGAGTGCAATGAGGATTGCTCAACCCAATCTCCAAAACCAGTTTGTGGGAGTGACGGTAGGACGTACAACTCGAGATGTGAACTTATGATTGCACAGTGCCGTGGAAGTACAGTTCAAGTTGAACACAGGGGGACGTGTCAAG AATCGTCCTCACGATGTGAAGCGGAACGTCGTCACAACCAGGACGATGCCAAGGTGTCCAAAGGACTGTTCATCCCAGATTGTAACGACGATGGTAGTTATAGACAAGTACAATGCCATACAGGGACTGGGTACTGCTGGTGCGTCACCAACCAGGGCAAACCTATACCTGGCTCGTCTGTTCAGAACAAAGAACCAAACTGCAATGGTGACAATG GAAGACCTAAGACAAAACAGGGAAAACGCAGGAGGCGGAAAG GTTGCAGTCAATCAGAGAGACAGGAGTTCAACAATAATCTGATAACAATTTTTAAAGATGAGTATGCCCGCTTACCAACTAAACCCCCAGTGAACAACGAGGAGTACATGGTTAATTTCAATCTACGTGGTCTCTCAGCTATTGACGAGTTGATGGATTCACATGAAAAACAAGTGATTGATTGGAAGTTCTCCGAACTCGACACAAACAGTAATGGTGAACTGAACAAGAAAGAATTAAGGTCCATCACGAAGATGATAAAGAAGATTGTTGAGCCTCGTGCGTGTGCGAGGAACTTTGCTGAATCATGTGACTTAGATCAGGATGGAATGATAACAAACGGTGAATGGGCAGTCTGTCTAGGTATCGACAATA TTTCTTTCCAACTGTTCTTGTCTCTTAACACAGATGAAGATGAACAGGCTCCTGAACCAGAAATAGTTATTGAACATCCTATACTCCCAAAAG ATTCTGCAGAATTTGTCGACAAAAACCCGAGTGATGAACCTGACAGAGAACTTACAGCCAGACCTGGACTGCCCATTAAAGGTACCGACGAAGTAAGCAGCAAACCAG TGGTGGAACATTCATGCACCGAAAATCGCCAGACGGCTTTAGCAGAGGCAGCAGAATCGCCAGACGACGGAATATTTATACCGGAATGCGAAGACGATGGTAGCTATACACCCGTACAATGTCACCAGGCCATGAAACCCACGTATTGTTGGTGTGTCCTTACGGACATCGGAAGACCTATTGTAGGCACGTCCAAGCAGAACGGAATGCCAAATTGTGACAGAAGACCGACGGCACCCGACAGGGAGATCAAAG GATGCCCAGGGAATAAAAAGGATCGATTTTTGACAACCATATTGGACATACTCACAACGGAGATGGTAGATAATGCAAATAACAATGAAGGAGT GGACACGGAGCCTAATCCAGAAGACACACTAGAAGAAAGCACAGTGAAATGGAAATTTAGACAATtggacaaaaataaaaacaacttgCTCGACAAAAAAGAAGTCTCCAAATttagaaaagaaattaaatctCTTAAACCGAAAAAATGTGCTCGTAATTTCGCTAAGCATTGTGATGAGAATGAGGACAAGAAAATTACGCTATCGGAGTGGCTGGATTGCTTCGATCTAAATCAAG AGGATAAGAAATCAGAGAAACCATTAGGACCCAATCCTTTTA tCGACAAACTGCAGTGA
- the LOC144449275 gene encoding SPARC-related modular calcium-binding protein 1-like isoform X4 — MKAVTLCLLCLVVVGSRANPFPGVRFPIRNTDDRDNECNEDCSTQSPKPVCGSDGRTYNSRCELMIAQCRGSTVQVEHRGTCQESSSRCEAERRHNQDDAKVSKGLFIPDCNDDGSYRQVQCHTGTGYCWCVTNQGKPIPGSSVQNKEPNCNGDNGRPKTKQGKRRRRKGCSQSERQEFNNNLITIFKDEYARLPTKPPVNNEEYMVNFNLRGLSAIDELMDSHEKQVIDWKFSELDTNSNGELNKKELRSITKMIKKIVEPRACARNFAESCDLDQDGMITNGEWAVCLGIDNISFQLFLSLNTDEDEQAPEPEIVIEHPILPKDSAEFVDKNPSDEPDRELTARPGLPIKGTDEVSSKPVVEHSCTENRQTALAEAAESPDDGIFIPECEDDGSYTPVQCHQAMKPTYCWCVLTDIGRPIVGTSKQNGMPNCDRRPTAPDREIKGCPGNKKDRFLTTILDILTTEMVDNANNNEGVDTEPNPEDTLEESTVKWKFRQLDKNKNNLLDKKEVSKFRKEIKSLKPKKCARNFAKHCDENEDKKITLSEWLDCFDLNQEDKKSEKPLGPNPFTIWLNPVDKLQ; from the exons ATGAAAGCTGTAACCTTGTGTCTTTTATGTCTAGTCGTAGTTGGTTCAAGAGCCAATCCCTTCCCTGGTGTTCGG TTCCCCATCCGGAATACTGATGACCGGGACAATGAGTGCAATGAGGATTGCTCAACCCAATCTCCAAAACCAGTTTGTGGGAGTGACGGTAGGACGTACAACTCGAGATGTGAACTTATGATTGCACAGTGCCGTGGAAGTACAGTTCAAGTTGAACACAGGGGGACGTGTCAAG AATCGTCCTCACGATGTGAAGCGGAACGTCGTCACAACCAGGACGATGCCAAGGTGTCCAAAGGACTGTTCATCCCAGATTGTAACGACGATGGTAGTTATAGACAAGTACAATGCCATACAGGGACTGGGTACTGCTGGTGCGTCACCAACCAGGGCAAACCTATACCTGGCTCGTCTGTTCAGAACAAAGAACCAAACTGCAATGGTGACAATG GAAGACCTAAGACAAAACAGGGAAAACGCAGGAGGCGGAAAG GTTGCAGTCAATCAGAGAGACAGGAGTTCAACAATAATCTGATAACAATTTTTAAAGATGAGTATGCCCGCTTACCAACTAAACCCCCAGTGAACAACGAGGAGTACATGGTTAATTTCAATCTACGTGGTCTCTCAGCTATTGACGAGTTGATGGATTCACATGAAAAACAAGTGATTGATTGGAAGTTCTCCGAACTCGACACAAACAGTAATGGTGAACTGAACAAGAAAGAATTAAGGTCCATCACGAAGATGATAAAGAAGATTGTTGAGCCTCGTGCGTGTGCGAGGAACTTTGCTGAATCATGTGACTTAGATCAGGATGGAATGATAACAAACGGTGAATGGGCAGTCTGTCTAGGTATCGACAATA TTTCTTTCCAACTGTTCTTGTCTCTTAACACAGATGAAGATGAACAGGCTCCTGAACCAGAAATAGTTATTGAACATCCTATACTCCCAAAAG ATTCTGCAGAATTTGTCGACAAAAACCCGAGTGATGAACCTGACAGAGAACTTACAGCCAGACCTGGACTGCCCATTAAAGGTACCGACGAAGTAAGCAGCAAACCAG TGGTGGAACATTCATGCACCGAAAATCGCCAGACGGCTTTAGCAGAGGCAGCAGAATCGCCAGACGACGGAATATTTATACCGGAATGCGAAGACGATGGTAGCTATACACCCGTACAATGTCACCAGGCCATGAAACCCACGTATTGTTGGTGTGTCCTTACGGACATCGGAAGACCTATTGTAGGCACGTCCAAGCAGAACGGAATGCCAAATTGTGACAGAAGACCGACGGCACCCGACAGGGAGATCAAAG GATGCCCAGGGAATAAAAAGGATCGATTTTTGACAACCATATTGGACATACTCACAACGGAGATGGTAGATAATGCAAATAACAATGAAGGAGT GGACACGGAGCCTAATCCAGAAGACACACTAGAAGAAAGCACAGTGAAATGGAAATTTAGACAATtggacaaaaataaaaacaacttgCTCGACAAAAAAGAAGTCTCCAAATttagaaaagaaattaaatctCTTAAACCGAAAAAATGTGCTCGTAATTTCGCTAAGCATTGTGATGAGAATGAGGACAAGAAAATTACGCTATCGGAGTGGCTGGATTGCTTCGATCTAAATCAAG AGGATAAGAAATCAGAGAAACCATTAGGACCCAATCCTTTTA CCATTTGGCTAAACCCAG tCGACAAACTGCAGTGA
- the LOC144449275 gene encoding SPARC-related modular calcium-binding protein 1-like isoform X3 yields the protein MKAVTLCLLCLVVVGSRANPFPGVRFPIRNTDDRDNECNEDCSTQSPKPVCGSDGRTYNSRCELMIAQCRGSTVQVEHRGTCQESSSRCEAERRHNQDDAKVSKGLFIPDCNDDGSYRQVQCHTGTGYCWCVTNQGKPIPGSSVQNKEPNCNGDNGRPKTKQGKRRRRKGCSQSERQEFNNNLITIFKDEYARLPTKPPVNNEEYMVNFNLRGLSAIDELMDSHEKQVIDWKFSELDTNSNGELNKKELRSITKMIKKIVEPRACARNFAESCDLDQDGMITNGEWAVCLGIDNISFQLFLSLNTDEDEQAPEPEIVIEHPILPKDSAEFVDKNPSDEPDRELTARPGLPIKGTDEVSSKPVVEHSCTENRQTALAEAAESPDDGIFIPECEDDGSYTPVQCHQAMKPTYCWCVLTDIGRPIVGTSKQNGMPNCDRRPTAPDREIKGCPGNKKDRFLTTILDILTTEMVDNANNNEGVDTEPNPEDTLEESTVKWKFRQLDKNKNNLLDKKEVSKFRKEIKSLKPKKCARNFAKHCDENEDKKITLSEWLDCFDLNQAEDKKSEKPLGPNPFTIWLNPVDKLQ from the exons ATGAAAGCTGTAACCTTGTGTCTTTTATGTCTAGTCGTAGTTGGTTCAAGAGCCAATCCCTTCCCTGGTGTTCGG TTCCCCATCCGGAATACTGATGACCGGGACAATGAGTGCAATGAGGATTGCTCAACCCAATCTCCAAAACCAGTTTGTGGGAGTGACGGTAGGACGTACAACTCGAGATGTGAACTTATGATTGCACAGTGCCGTGGAAGTACAGTTCAAGTTGAACACAGGGGGACGTGTCAAG AATCGTCCTCACGATGTGAAGCGGAACGTCGTCACAACCAGGACGATGCCAAGGTGTCCAAAGGACTGTTCATCCCAGATTGTAACGACGATGGTAGTTATAGACAAGTACAATGCCATACAGGGACTGGGTACTGCTGGTGCGTCACCAACCAGGGCAAACCTATACCTGGCTCGTCTGTTCAGAACAAAGAACCAAACTGCAATGGTGACAATG GAAGACCTAAGACAAAACAGGGAAAACGCAGGAGGCGGAAAG GTTGCAGTCAATCAGAGAGACAGGAGTTCAACAATAATCTGATAACAATTTTTAAAGATGAGTATGCCCGCTTACCAACTAAACCCCCAGTGAACAACGAGGAGTACATGGTTAATTTCAATCTACGTGGTCTCTCAGCTATTGACGAGTTGATGGATTCACATGAAAAACAAGTGATTGATTGGAAGTTCTCCGAACTCGACACAAACAGTAATGGTGAACTGAACAAGAAAGAATTAAGGTCCATCACGAAGATGATAAAGAAGATTGTTGAGCCTCGTGCGTGTGCGAGGAACTTTGCTGAATCATGTGACTTAGATCAGGATGGAATGATAACAAACGGTGAATGGGCAGTCTGTCTAGGTATCGACAATA TTTCTTTCCAACTGTTCTTGTCTCTTAACACAGATGAAGATGAACAGGCTCCTGAACCAGAAATAGTTATTGAACATCCTATACTCCCAAAAG ATTCTGCAGAATTTGTCGACAAAAACCCGAGTGATGAACCTGACAGAGAACTTACAGCCAGACCTGGACTGCCCATTAAAGGTACCGACGAAGTAAGCAGCAAACCAG TGGTGGAACATTCATGCACCGAAAATCGCCAGACGGCTTTAGCAGAGGCAGCAGAATCGCCAGACGACGGAATATTTATACCGGAATGCGAAGACGATGGTAGCTATACACCCGTACAATGTCACCAGGCCATGAAACCCACGTATTGTTGGTGTGTCCTTACGGACATCGGAAGACCTATTGTAGGCACGTCCAAGCAGAACGGAATGCCAAATTGTGACAGAAGACCGACGGCACCCGACAGGGAGATCAAAG GATGCCCAGGGAATAAAAAGGATCGATTTTTGACAACCATATTGGACATACTCACAACGGAGATGGTAGATAATGCAAATAACAATGAAGGAGT GGACACGGAGCCTAATCCAGAAGACACACTAGAAGAAAGCACAGTGAAATGGAAATTTAGACAATtggacaaaaataaaaacaacttgCTCGACAAAAAAGAAGTCTCCAAATttagaaaagaaattaaatctCTTAAACCGAAAAAATGTGCTCGTAATTTCGCTAAGCATTGTGATGAGAATGAGGACAAGAAAATTACGCTATCGGAGTGGCTGGATTGCTTCGATCTAAATCAAG CAGAGGATAAGAAATCAGAGAAACCATTAGGACCCAATCCTTTTA CCATTTGGCTAAACCCAG tCGACAAACTGCAGTGA
- the LOC144449275 gene encoding SPARC-related modular calcium-binding protein 1-like isoform X2 gives MKAVTLCLLCLVVVGSRANPFPGVRFPIRNTDDRDNECNEDCSTQSPKPVCGSDGRTYNSRCELMIAQCRGSTVQVEHRGTCQESSSRCEAERRHNQDDAKVSKGLFIPDCNDDGSYRQVQCHTGTGYCWCVTNQGKPIPGSSVQNKEPNCNGDNGRPKTKQGKRRRRKGCSQSERQEFNNNLITIFKDEYARLPTKPPVNNEEYMVNFNLRGLSAIDELMDSHEKQVIDWKFSELDTNSNGELNKKELRSITKMIKKIVEPRACARNFAESCDLDQDGMITNGEWAVCLGIDNISFQLFLSLNTDEDEQAPEPEIVIEHPILPKDSAEFVDKNPSDEPDRELTARPGLPIKGTDEVSSKPVVEHSCTENRQTALAEAAESPDDGIFIPECEDDGSYTPVQCHQAMKPTYCWCVLTDIGRPIVGTSKQNGMPNCDRRPTAPDREIKGCPGNKKDRFLTTILDILTTEMVDNANNNEGVDTEPNPEDTLEESTVKWKFRQLDKNKNNLLDKKEVSKFRKEIKSLKPKKCARNFAKHCDENEDKKITLSEWLDCFDLNQEDKKSEKPLGPNPFNLQSLQSLRVVDY, from the exons ATGAAAGCTGTAACCTTGTGTCTTTTATGTCTAGTCGTAGTTGGTTCAAGAGCCAATCCCTTCCCTGGTGTTCGG TTCCCCATCCGGAATACTGATGACCGGGACAATGAGTGCAATGAGGATTGCTCAACCCAATCTCCAAAACCAGTTTGTGGGAGTGACGGTAGGACGTACAACTCGAGATGTGAACTTATGATTGCACAGTGCCGTGGAAGTACAGTTCAAGTTGAACACAGGGGGACGTGTCAAG AATCGTCCTCACGATGTGAAGCGGAACGTCGTCACAACCAGGACGATGCCAAGGTGTCCAAAGGACTGTTCATCCCAGATTGTAACGACGATGGTAGTTATAGACAAGTACAATGCCATACAGGGACTGGGTACTGCTGGTGCGTCACCAACCAGGGCAAACCTATACCTGGCTCGTCTGTTCAGAACAAAGAACCAAACTGCAATGGTGACAATG GAAGACCTAAGACAAAACAGGGAAAACGCAGGAGGCGGAAAG GTTGCAGTCAATCAGAGAGACAGGAGTTCAACAATAATCTGATAACAATTTTTAAAGATGAGTATGCCCGCTTACCAACTAAACCCCCAGTGAACAACGAGGAGTACATGGTTAATTTCAATCTACGTGGTCTCTCAGCTATTGACGAGTTGATGGATTCACATGAAAAACAAGTGATTGATTGGAAGTTCTCCGAACTCGACACAAACAGTAATGGTGAACTGAACAAGAAAGAATTAAGGTCCATCACGAAGATGATAAAGAAGATTGTTGAGCCTCGTGCGTGTGCGAGGAACTTTGCTGAATCATGTGACTTAGATCAGGATGGAATGATAACAAACGGTGAATGGGCAGTCTGTCTAGGTATCGACAATA TTTCTTTCCAACTGTTCTTGTCTCTTAACACAGATGAAGATGAACAGGCTCCTGAACCAGAAATAGTTATTGAACATCCTATACTCCCAAAAG ATTCTGCAGAATTTGTCGACAAAAACCCGAGTGATGAACCTGACAGAGAACTTACAGCCAGACCTGGACTGCCCATTAAAGGTACCGACGAAGTAAGCAGCAAACCAG TGGTGGAACATTCATGCACCGAAAATCGCCAGACGGCTTTAGCAGAGGCAGCAGAATCGCCAGACGACGGAATATTTATACCGGAATGCGAAGACGATGGTAGCTATACACCCGTACAATGTCACCAGGCCATGAAACCCACGTATTGTTGGTGTGTCCTTACGGACATCGGAAGACCTATTGTAGGCACGTCCAAGCAGAACGGAATGCCAAATTGTGACAGAAGACCGACGGCACCCGACAGGGAGATCAAAG GATGCCCAGGGAATAAAAAGGATCGATTTTTGACAACCATATTGGACATACTCACAACGGAGATGGTAGATAATGCAAATAACAATGAAGGAGT GGACACGGAGCCTAATCCAGAAGACACACTAGAAGAAAGCACAGTGAAATGGAAATTTAGACAATtggacaaaaataaaaacaacttgCTCGACAAAAAAGAAGTCTCCAAATttagaaaagaaattaaatctCTTAAACCGAAAAAATGTGCTCGTAATTTCGCTAAGCATTGTGATGAGAATGAGGACAAGAAAATTACGCTATCGGAGTGGCTGGATTGCTTCGATCTAAATCAAG AGGATAAGAAATCAGAGAAACCATTAGGACCCAATCCTTTTA ATCTACAATCGTTGCAAAGTTTACGCGTGGTTGACTATTAA
- the LOC144449275 gene encoding SPARC-related modular calcium-binding protein 1-like isoform X1 — MKAVTLCLLCLVVVGSRANPFPGVRFPIRNTDDRDNECNEDCSTQSPKPVCGSDGRTYNSRCELMIAQCRGSTVQVEHRGTCQESSSRCEAERRHNQDDAKVSKGLFIPDCNDDGSYRQVQCHTGTGYCWCVTNQGKPIPGSSVQNKEPNCNGDNGRPKTKQGKRRRRKGCSQSERQEFNNNLITIFKDEYARLPTKPPVNNEEYMVNFNLRGLSAIDELMDSHEKQVIDWKFSELDTNSNGELNKKELRSITKMIKKIVEPRACARNFAESCDLDQDGMITNGEWAVCLGIDNISFQLFLSLNTDEDEQAPEPEIVIEHPILPKDSAEFVDKNPSDEPDRELTARPGLPIKGTDEVSSKPVVEHSCTENRQTALAEAAESPDDGIFIPECEDDGSYTPVQCHQAMKPTYCWCVLTDIGRPIVGTSKQNGMPNCDRRPTAPDREIKGCPGNKKDRFLTTILDILTTEMVDNANNNEGVDTEPNPEDTLEESTVKWKFRQLDKNKNNLLDKKEVSKFRKEIKSLKPKKCARNFAKHCDENEDKKITLSEWLDCFDLNQAEDKKSEKPLGPNPFNLQSLQSLRVVDY; from the exons ATGAAAGCTGTAACCTTGTGTCTTTTATGTCTAGTCGTAGTTGGTTCAAGAGCCAATCCCTTCCCTGGTGTTCGG TTCCCCATCCGGAATACTGATGACCGGGACAATGAGTGCAATGAGGATTGCTCAACCCAATCTCCAAAACCAGTTTGTGGGAGTGACGGTAGGACGTACAACTCGAGATGTGAACTTATGATTGCACAGTGCCGTGGAAGTACAGTTCAAGTTGAACACAGGGGGACGTGTCAAG AATCGTCCTCACGATGTGAAGCGGAACGTCGTCACAACCAGGACGATGCCAAGGTGTCCAAAGGACTGTTCATCCCAGATTGTAACGACGATGGTAGTTATAGACAAGTACAATGCCATACAGGGACTGGGTACTGCTGGTGCGTCACCAACCAGGGCAAACCTATACCTGGCTCGTCTGTTCAGAACAAAGAACCAAACTGCAATGGTGACAATG GAAGACCTAAGACAAAACAGGGAAAACGCAGGAGGCGGAAAG GTTGCAGTCAATCAGAGAGACAGGAGTTCAACAATAATCTGATAACAATTTTTAAAGATGAGTATGCCCGCTTACCAACTAAACCCCCAGTGAACAACGAGGAGTACATGGTTAATTTCAATCTACGTGGTCTCTCAGCTATTGACGAGTTGATGGATTCACATGAAAAACAAGTGATTGATTGGAAGTTCTCCGAACTCGACACAAACAGTAATGGTGAACTGAACAAGAAAGAATTAAGGTCCATCACGAAGATGATAAAGAAGATTGTTGAGCCTCGTGCGTGTGCGAGGAACTTTGCTGAATCATGTGACTTAGATCAGGATGGAATGATAACAAACGGTGAATGGGCAGTCTGTCTAGGTATCGACAATA TTTCTTTCCAACTGTTCTTGTCTCTTAACACAGATGAAGATGAACAGGCTCCTGAACCAGAAATAGTTATTGAACATCCTATACTCCCAAAAG ATTCTGCAGAATTTGTCGACAAAAACCCGAGTGATGAACCTGACAGAGAACTTACAGCCAGACCTGGACTGCCCATTAAAGGTACCGACGAAGTAAGCAGCAAACCAG TGGTGGAACATTCATGCACCGAAAATCGCCAGACGGCTTTAGCAGAGGCAGCAGAATCGCCAGACGACGGAATATTTATACCGGAATGCGAAGACGATGGTAGCTATACACCCGTACAATGTCACCAGGCCATGAAACCCACGTATTGTTGGTGTGTCCTTACGGACATCGGAAGACCTATTGTAGGCACGTCCAAGCAGAACGGAATGCCAAATTGTGACAGAAGACCGACGGCACCCGACAGGGAGATCAAAG GATGCCCAGGGAATAAAAAGGATCGATTTTTGACAACCATATTGGACATACTCACAACGGAGATGGTAGATAATGCAAATAACAATGAAGGAGT GGACACGGAGCCTAATCCAGAAGACACACTAGAAGAAAGCACAGTGAAATGGAAATTTAGACAATtggacaaaaataaaaacaacttgCTCGACAAAAAAGAAGTCTCCAAATttagaaaagaaattaaatctCTTAAACCGAAAAAATGTGCTCGTAATTTCGCTAAGCATTGTGATGAGAATGAGGACAAGAAAATTACGCTATCGGAGTGGCTGGATTGCTTCGATCTAAATCAAG CAGAGGATAAGAAATCAGAGAAACCATTAGGACCCAATCCTTTTA ATCTACAATCGTTGCAAAGTTTACGCGTGGTTGACTATTAA